TTGATTTTAAAACATTTCAGATGGTATACTGCAAGGCGGTTCTATCAGGGGCCCGTGCGGTTTCACTTCGTGAAATCCTCCAATGCCCCCGAACCCCGCGTTCAGCACCGGCCAAGCCGGTTGCTTCTCTTATGTTTCAGGAGGATTTATTTTATGGAGATTGAAATTGCCCGTCATTCGGGGTTTTGTTTTGGCGTTAAAGAAGCGATTGTGAAAGCGACCGAAATTGCAAAAGAATCCCCTCTTCCTACCAAAACCTTTGGCCCTTTAATTCATAATCCTCAAGAGATAACGCGCCTCCACGATGAATACGGAATCGAGAAAGTGGAGTCGTTTGACGATTTTTATGACGGGAATCTGGTTATCCGCGCCCATGGTGTTCCCCCTGAGGAATATGAAAAGGCCCGTAAAAATAAACTAAACGTCGTGGATGCGACTTGCCGTTTTGTGGTTGATGTCCAGGAATATGCGATAGAATTTTGCAAAAAAGGATATCATTTAATCGTTGTGGGTGAAAAACACCACGCCGAAGTAAAAGGAATTATCGGTCATGCCGTCCACGCCTCTCCAGACGCAAAGGTTTC
The nucleotide sequence above comes from Nitrospirota bacterium. Encoded proteins:
- the ispH gene encoding 4-hydroxy-3-methylbut-2-enyl diphosphate reductase, coding for MEIEIARHSGFCFGVKEAIVKATEIAKESPLPTKTFGPLIHNPQEITRLHDEYGIEKVESFDDFYDGNLVIRAHGVPPEEYEKARKNKLNVVDATCRFVVDVQEYAIEFCKKGYHLIVVGEKHHAEVKGIIGHAVHASPDAKVSVIETLDDLLEINPEKAGIVFQTTQEYSKFKKFENYIKEQNKKSWKIKNTICGATKSNQYSADELARRVDVMLIIGGKNSGNTQRLAEICQKYTITYHIETKDELLPEWFCAVKKVGVTAGASTPQWLIDEVVESLNMFEISK